Within Desulfobacter sp., the genomic segment AGTGCACTTCCAGGGTTGAGCCCCGGGCTTTCACACCTGACTGACAAGACCGCCTGCGCGCCCTTTACGCCCAATAATTCCGAATAACGCTTGCGCCCCCCGTGTTACCGCGGCTGCTGGCACGGAGTTAGCCGGCGCTTCCTCCACAAGTACCGTCAATAACTGTAACTATTAATTACAGTTAATTTCTTCCTTGTTGACAGAGCTTTACGACCCAAAGGCCTTCTTCACTCACGCGGCGTTGCTGCGTCAGGGTTTCCCCCATTGCGCAAAATTCCTCACTGCTGCCTCCCGTAGGAGTCTGGACCGTGTTCCAGTTCCAGTGTGGCTGATCATCCTCTCAGACCAGCTAACCATCGTGGTCTTGGTAGGCCGTTACCCCACCAACAAACTAATGGTACGCAGACTCATCTCCAAACAATTGCTTCCAAGGATAGGCCATCTTTCATCAATTGACTTATGCCAACCGACTTTATCCGGTATTAGCTAACCTTTCGATTAGTTATCCCGGGCTTGAAGGCAGATTATCTACGTGTTACTCACCCGTGCGCCACTCTACTCAGGATTGCAAGCAATCCCTTTCTCGTTCGACTTGCATGTGTTAAGCACGCCGCCAGCGTTCATTCTGAGCCAGGATCAAACTCTCCAGTTATAATCCTTTTACTAAAACTTTAAGGTCATCTCCGCCGTTCAATTTTACCGGCAGAGTCGTTTTGTGACCCGCTCATTCTTGCTTCACTGACCAATTTTCAAAGATCAAAAAAAACCCTTCCCGGTTCAGCCGATGAGGGGCTGCCCCGTGAAGGCTTGCGAATAATGCACTAAACCGTTTTTGATGTCAACGATTATTTTCATATTTTTTCTTTTTTTCTTAACCGCCCCCCATTCCTCGTTTAGAAAAAGGAACAAAACCCTATTAAAAACAAGAAATTAGGCAGAAACAAAAAAAATATCAACCCACACAATCATAGACAATGGTGATACACCCAAAGGGAAAATCATATGCCGTTCCCAGGACCATGAACAAGGTTTTTACAGAATTTGCCCGTTTCCCCGGAACACTCACGGTCATAAAAGCACTGGCCCGGAAAGGCATGACCATGATATGTGTCACACATGAAACAGGGTTTGCCCTGCATGGCACTATTTTCATTTAAGGGACAAAAAGAACACCGGCCCATGTTTTTTATCGGCCCCATTTGAACAGGCCCCCAATATTAACCGGAGATCACACAATTTGAGGAACTGCAATGCCCATTGATCTGAGAAGCGATACCGTCACCCGCCCCACCCCGGAAATGAAGGAGGCCATGATCCAGGCCCCGGTTGGGGATGATGTATATGGAGAAGATCCAACAATTAACCTGCTGGAGAAAAAAGCTGCAGCAGTCACCGGCAAGGAGGCAGCCTTGTTCTGCAGTTCCGGCACCCAGTCCAACCTCCTGGCCCTGATGACCCACTGCCGGAGGGGGGATGAATACATTGTGGGGCAGACTGCCCACACTTACCGGTACGAGGGGGGCGGCGCCGCTGTCCTGGGCAGTATCCAGCCGCAGCCCCTGGAGTTTGAAGCCGACGGCACCCTGGACCTTGACCGGGTGGAAAACTTCATCAAGCCCGATGACTTTCACTTTGCAAAAACCCGGCTGCTCTGCCTTGAAAATACCCAGGGCGGAAAAGTATTGCCCCTTCATTATCTCAAAGCAGCTCGAAAGTTTACCGATGACAGGGAATTAGAGCTACACCTGGACGGCGCCCGGGTTTTTAACGCCGCCGTACAATTAAATGTTGAAGTCAAGGAAATTGCCCAGCATTTTGATTCACTCTCCTGCTGCCTGTCCAAGGGACTGGGGGCCCCTGTAGGTTCAGTGCTCTGCGGTTCCAATGAATTTATTAGCCAGGCCAGGCGGTGGCGGAAAATGCTGGGCGGCGGCATGCGCCAGGCCGGTATTCTGGCAGCTGCAGGCATCTATGCCCTGGAGCACCATGTGGGACGCCTGGCCGAAGACCATGAAAATGCACGGTTTCTGGCCCGGGGCCTATCAAAAATAGATGCCCTCAATATTCAGCCGGATGATGTACAGACCAATATTCTCTTTGTGGAGACCGGGGCCGTGTTCAATGCCCTGGCCGACCACATGGCAGCCAGGGACATTTTAATTGACCGGGATCCACATCTGCGCCTTGTTACCCATCTGGATGTGGATAGAAAGGATATGGAAACCGTAATCCTGGAATTCCAATCTTTTTTTAACGGATAAACCGCTGGGGAAAATCAGTGATAATGCCGTCAGCACCTGCATTGACAAACCGCATATAATCATGGGGATCATTGACGGTAAAAAGATTGACCCGCTTTCCCCGCGCTCTGATCCGCTTTAGCTCGTCGATGGTGATCAGTTTCCCCTTGATGTTGAGAACCTGAAATTCATCATTGGTAAACACCGGATCTGAAAAATCCAGGAACATATCACGATCCCGTCCCACCAGCGCCTGAATCTCAATCTCGGGCGCCCGATCTCTCACCCACCTGAGCCACTGGTGGTTAAAGGAAGAAACGACCACCCGGCCCGGATCAAAACCCGCCCTGGCAAGATCAGCCAGGGTCCGGGACGCGATAAAATAAGGCTCCGGTTCATTGCCGTGGTCTTTAAGTTCAATATTAATCTGCCAATCCAGGTTTTTGGTTAATATCAGACCGTCATACAGGGTCGGCACTTTTTCATCCCTGAAAGCGGCCAGATCCTCAGGGCTGATCTGGTCCCGGGTGCCAAAGGGATCCGTCCGCTCAAGATGAGAACCGGCCTCCAATAGTTCAAGGTCATTCAGGGTATGGGCATCCAGACGATCGATGCGGCCTCCCGGCCAGAATGTCTCTTCAGGATGTTCAGGATCGTAACCCAGTTTTTCCGCAGCGTTGGTGCATCGGGTCAAGGTGGCGTCATGGAAAAGAACAAGGTGGCCGTCTTTGGTCAGGTTGACATCCGTCTCCCATCGGTGAGCCCCAAATTCATGCCCCAACCTGGCTGCTGCCAGGGTATTTTCCGGGGCCAGGCTTCTGGCCCCGCGGTGTGCGATAATTTCAACCATAATATTTTTATCTATTCTCTTAGGGTGTCAACAGATATCAGATCCGTTTTTTCTTTGGCCAATGGGGATGTAATCCTTTACCGTCTTGCCGGTGTAAATCTGTCTGGGCCTGGAAATTTTCATCTCAGGATCCTCCGTATCTTCTTTCCACTGAGCAATCCATCCGGGAAGGCGGCCGATGGCAAACATCACCGGAAACATTTCTGTGGGGATGCCCATGGCCCTGAGCACGATACCGGAATAAAAATCCACATTGGGGTAGAGGTTCTTTTCCTTAAAATAGGAATCTTCAAGGGCGACTTCTTCCAGCTTCCGGGCAATGTCCAGCAAAGGATCGTTCCGACGAATCTTGGACAGGACGATGTCGCACATTTTCTTCATGATTTTGGCCCTGGGATCATAGGTTTTATAGACCCTGTGGCCGAACCCCATGAGGCGGAAGGGGTCGCTCTTGTCCTTGGCTTTGGCAATACAGTCCTCAATGGTCATCCCGTCCTTCTCGATTCTCTGCAGCATCTGGATAACGGCCTGGTTGGCCCCGCCGTGGAGCGGTCCCCACAAGGCTGAAATTCCGGTGGAAATCGCCGCATAGAGGTTGACCTTGCTGGAGCCCACCACCCGAACGGCCGTGGTGGAACAATTTTGCTCATGGTCGGCATGGAGAATCCAAAACACATTCAGGGCCCGGACCAAATCATCGTCAATCCGATAGGGCACCACCGGGGAGTCGAACATCATATTCAGAAAATTGGCGCAGTAACAGAGGTCAGGCCTTGGGTAATTTACCCGCTGGCCCGTTGAAATCCGGTAGGCCATCGCCGCCATTGTTCTGATTTTGGAAATGATCCTTAAAAATGTGGTGTTCATCTCCATTTCCGTTCCCTCATCCAGATCAACCAGTTCCGGATAAAAGCTTCTCATGGCATTGACCATGGCCGCCAGAATCCCCATGGGATGGGAATGGGCCGGATAGTTCCGGTAAAATGACTTCATGTTCTCGTGGAGGGGAGAAAAGTCGTTAAGGTAAACCGAGGTCCGGGTTAATTCCTTGCGGGTGGGCAATTTTCCGGTAACGAGCAAAAAGGCCGTTTCCACAAAGGTGGAATGCTCCGCCAGCTGTTCAATGGGGATGCCCCGGTACCGGAGGATGCCCTGCTCCCCGTTCATATAGGTGATGGCGGACCGGCATGCGCCGGTGTTTCCGTATCCGGGATCAAAGGTAATACAGCCGGTCTCCTGCCGGAGACGCCTTATATCAATGGCCTTTTCGCCCTCTGACCCCGTAAACACAGGCAGAATGATTTCTTTCCCATCAATAATTAGTTTTGCCGTATCTTCCATATATCCTCCTCAAGGCCGGCCGCCTTTACGAACAGATTGTTTGAAAAAAGTATCCCGAAAAGAAAGTCCATGGGGCGGGGCCCATGGACCGGAAAAGGTGCTGGATGATTACCCCCGTGTTTCCCCCGGGACGGTGTAGGTTTTACACGATCCGGAAGAACAGGTCCGTTCCTGGGTCTGAACCCCTTTGGCACCACCGGCGGAACCGGAGCTGCCCATGGCATAATTGGTGGCGGAGACCACCCGCTCAAATTCCGTGGACTTGCATTTGGGACAATTGACATCTTTATCGTCGGAACCCATTACAATCACTTCAAAAAACTCTTCGCACTTGGTGCACTTGAACTCGTAAATCGGCATTATAACTCCTTAAATAATACAGGCCCGGGAAAGGTATATTTTCATACCCGGGCCGAATTTACAATAGTTTACTAATATAATCACATTTGCTGTTTTGTCAAGCAGATGCCGTGTGAAGCAGCTCCCTGGCATGGGCCAGGGTGGCATCAGTGATATCGGCGCCGCCAATCATCCGGGCAATTTCCTCCACCCGGTCCTCCTCGGCGGCCAAAGGCACGATGGAGGTAGCGGTACGTCCGTCCACCACCTCCTTGAAAATCCTGTACTGGCGTACGCCGTACCTGGCGATCTGGGCCAGATGGGTAATACAGATCACCTGATGAATATTGCCAAGTTCTCTAAGCTTGAGCCCCACTTTATCGGAGGTGGCACCACCGATACCGGTATCCACTTCGTCAAAAACCAGGGTTTCCAGGGACTGCCCCTTTGAAAGCACCGCCTTCAGCGCGAGAACGATACGGGACAGCTCTCCCCCCGAGGCAATCTTTGCCAGGGGTTTGGCGGCCTCCCCCGGGTTGGGACTGAGCAGAAAGCCCACCCGGTCCATGCCCGCAGCCGTAATTTTTTCATTTTCCCGGGTGGCAATATCCCCCGGATTTGTTGTTTCTGCCGTGGAAAATGCCACCTCAAACCGGGCCCGGCCCATCTCCAGGGCACCCAGTTCGGCCTGGGCCAGGCGGGCCAGTACAATGCCCTCTTTTTGCCGCCGCATGGACAGGGCGCGGGCTTTTTGCCTGATCCAGGTTTCATTTTCCTCTAATTCTTTTTCCAGGGTTTTTATTTTTTTCCCCAGCCCCAGATTTTCCTGCAACTCTCCCGCCATTTCCCTGTACTGATCGAACAGGGCGTCAAGGCTGCCCCCGTATTTTCGTTTGAGCCTTGCGATGAGGTCCAGCCGCTGATCCACCATTTCCAGCGATTCGGGATCCAGATCAATGGTATCGGTATAGCTGCGAAGATCGGAAATCAAATCCTGAAGTTCAAAGGATACCCCGTTCAGCCGCTCTCCCATTTCCTGAAGACGGGAATCGCCGCTGCTGTATTGGCGGAATCTGTCCGAAAGGGAGGTGATCCGTTCCAGCAGCGCCCCTTCCCTGTCATAAATTTCGTGAACCGCTCCGTTCACGGTCTCAAAAATTTTTCCGGCATTCTGAAGCTGCTCCCTTTTTTGGGCCAGTTCCTCATCCTCACCCGGCAGAATATTAGCCGCCTCTATTTCCTCCACCTGGAATCTTAAAAGCGCCTGTTCCTTTTCCGCAGTCTCCTGGCGTATTCTCAACCGATGGATTTCTTTTTTCAGGGGAACAATCTTGCGAAACAGCCCGGCCACCTCCCTGCGCAACTCCCAGGTACCGGCAAATTCATCCAGGATATCCAGATGGTTTTCCTCTTTGAGCAGGCCCTGGTGGGCATGCTGGCTTGAAATCCCGGCAAGGTTCAGGGTCACCTGGCGAAGTAAATCCAATGTGGACTGGCGGGAGTTGATATACACCCGGCTTTTTCCCGTACTTGAAATCACCCGGCGGATGATGAGACCCTCTTCTGTATCCATTCCCTGTTCGACCAATACCCTTGCCGCATGGGAATCCTCGGCAATGTCAAAGCAGGCCTCAAGTTCGGCACTGTCCCGCCCCGTACGGACCAGGTCCGCCGAGGCCCGGGAGCCCAGCAGCAGGTTCACGGCTTCAATAATAATGGACTTTCCCGCCCCGGTTTCCCCGGTGAGTACAGACAGGCCGGAGCTGAACTCAATGCGGAGATCTTCAATGATTGCAAAATTTTTTATGGCCAGTGCGCTGAGCATAATACCTCCTGAGCAGGGAAAACCCCCAATATAACCAGGCCGCAGCAAAGGCGGCGGCGAGCCTGGGCACCCACAGCCAGAACACCGGGAGCCCCAGGGGCAAAAAAAGTGCCGGATCTTCGATCATGGCATGGTTGACCCCGATGGAAAGATGGAGCCTTGTCAGGGCGGACTTTTCATAGGCACCGGTCTTGGTCTCCTCAACAATCACTGCCGATCCATAGGCCAGCCCGAACACCGCCGCCGTCATCCAAAGCATGCCCGAGGATCTGTCCAGCCCCATGAGGGAGACCACCGGGGACACCACCCGGGTTACCCCTTCGATCACCTGGAAAGTTTTGGCCATTTCCATTGTCACCATCAATGGCATAATAATACAGAAAATCTGGATACACAGCCGGCCGGTACCCAGGGCCCAATCCGCCAGCATGGGTATAAAAGGGCCGGCCGCAGCAGCGGTTGCCGCCTGGGATGCCGCACCCGCCACTTCAGGATTAACGCCCAGAACCCTTCCGCAGATAAAGGTCACCCCAAAAGACATGGCGATCCTGAATACCGACGCCAGAAAAAAATTCAGCCCTGAGTTGGCCTGTACCAGGCTTTCCTGGATGATATTATGTGAAATCAGGGTAAATACGGCTATCAGGATCATGTGGTCCATGGAAAAGGACATCACCGACAATGCCGCAACGGTCCCGTAAATCCCGGTAAACAACCCGATGACCAGCACCACGGCCGCCGATGCCGGCAGATGGATCAGCGACATCAAAGGCTCCAGGAGAAAATCAAGATGGTAAAGCAGCCTGAAATGAACCAGCAGGGTCGTAGCAAAGGATATGGGGATCAGGATTTTCAGCAGCCAGATCAGGCCGAACCACCCTTTTTTCACTCCCCTCCCGGCACTGGCCTTTAC encodes:
- the recN gene encoding DNA repair protein RecN, which gives rise to MLSALAIKNFAIIEDLRIEFSSGLSVLTGETGAGKSIIIEAVNLLLGSRASADLVRTGRDSAELEACFDIAEDSHAARVLVEQGMDTEEGLIIRRVISSTGKSRVYINSRQSTLDLLRQVTLNLAGISSQHAHQGLLKEENHLDILDEFAGTWELRREVAGLFRKIVPLKKEIHRLRIRQETAEKEQALLRFQVEEIEAANILPGEDEELAQKREQLQNAGKIFETVNGAVHEIYDREGALLERITSLSDRFRQYSSGDSRLQEMGERLNGVSFELQDLISDLRSYTDTIDLDPESLEMVDQRLDLIARLKRKYGGSLDALFDQYREMAGELQENLGLGKKIKTLEKELEENETWIRQKARALSMRRQKEGIVLARLAQAELGALEMGRARFEVAFSTAETTNPGDIATRENEKITAAGMDRVGFLLSPNPGEAAKPLAKIASGGELSRIVLALKAVLSKGQSLETLVFDEVDTGIGGATSDKVGLKLRELGNIHQVICITHLAQIARYGVRQYRIFKEVVDGRTATSIVPLAAEEDRVEEIARMIGGADITDATLAHARELLHTASA
- a CDS encoding zinc ribbon domain-containing protein produces the protein MPIYEFKCTKCEEFFEVIVMGSDDKDVNCPKCKSTEFERVVSATNYAMGSSGSAGGAKGVQTQERTCSSGSCKTYTVPGETRG
- a CDS encoding iron transporter, which codes for MTNPSLPAQNPESVFGKVKASAGRGVKKGWFGLIWLLKILIPISFATTLLVHFRLLYHLDFLLEPLMSLIHLPASAAVVLVIGLFTGIYGTVAALSVMSFSMDHMILIAVFTLISHNIIQESLVQANSGLNFFLASVFRIAMSFGVTFICGRVLGVNPEVAGAASQAATAAAAGPFIPMLADWALGTGRLCIQIFCIIMPLMVTMEMAKTFQVIEGVTRVVSPVVSLMGLDRSSGMLWMTAAVFGLAYGSAVIVEETKTGAYEKSALTRLHLSIGVNHAMIEDPALFLPLGLPVFWLWVPRLAAAFAAAWLYWGFSLLRRYYAQRTGHKKFCNH
- a CDS encoding citrate synthase produces the protein MEDTAKLIIDGKEIILPVFTGSEGEKAIDIRRLRQETGCITFDPGYGNTGACRSAITYMNGEQGILRYRGIPIEQLAEHSTFVETAFLLVTGKLPTRKELTRTSVYLNDFSPLHENMKSFYRNYPAHSHPMGILAAMVNAMRSFYPELVDLDEGTEMEMNTTFLRIISKIRTMAAMAYRISTGQRVNYPRPDLCYCANFLNMMFDSPVVPYRIDDDLVRALNVFWILHADHEQNCSTTAVRVVGSSKVNLYAAISTGISALWGPLHGGANQAVIQMLQRIEKDGMTIEDCIAKAKDKSDPFRLMGFGHRVYKTYDPRAKIMKKMCDIVLSKIRRNDPLLDIARKLEEVALEDSYFKEKNLYPNVDFYSGIVLRAMGIPTEMFPVMFAIGRLPGWIAQWKEDTEDPEMKISRPRQIYTGKTVKDYIPIGQRKNGSDIC
- the ltaE gene encoding low-specificity L-threonine aldolase codes for the protein MPIDLRSDTVTRPTPEMKEAMIQAPVGDDVYGEDPTINLLEKKAAAVTGKEAALFCSSGTQSNLLALMTHCRRGDEYIVGQTAHTYRYEGGGAAVLGSIQPQPLEFEADGTLDLDRVENFIKPDDFHFAKTRLLCLENTQGGKVLPLHYLKAARKFTDDRELELHLDGARVFNAAVQLNVEVKEIAQHFDSLSCCLSKGLGAPVGSVLCGSNEFISQARRWRKMLGGGMRQAGILAAAGIYALEHHVGRLAEDHENARFLARGLSKIDALNIQPDDVQTNILFVETGAVFNALADHMAARDILIDRDPHLRLVTHLDVDRKDMETVILEFQSFFNG